In Aeromicrobium wangtongii, the DNA window TGCACTGCGAGCAGCTCGTCGACGATCTTCTGCTCGTTCGAGGCCAGATCGCCTGCGACGTCGGCGAAGGCTGCCGCGAGATCGGCGTCCTGCGTCTGCTTCGCCAGCTCCTGGGCCCAGTAGAGCGCCAGGTAGAAGTGGCTGCCGCGGTTGTCGATCGTGCCGAGCTTGCGTCCGGGCGACTTGTTCTCGTCCAGGAACGTGCCCGTGGCCCGGTCGAGCGTGTCGGCCAGGATCTGCGCCCGGGCGTTGCCGGTCGTCGTGGCCATGTGCTCGAAGCTCGAGGCCAGCGCCAGGAACTCGCCCAGGCTGTCCCAGCGCAGGTAGTTCTCCTTGACCAGCTGCTGCACGTGCTTCGGCGCCGAGCCGCCGGCACCGGTCTCGAACAGCCCGCCACCGTTGATGAGCGGGACGATCGACAGCATCTTGGCGCTGGTGCCGAGCTCGAGGATCGGGAACAGGTCGGTGTTGTAGTCACGCAGCACGTTGCCGGTCACCGAGATGGTGTCCTCACCCTTGCGGATGCGGTCGACCGAGTACTTCGTCGCGTCGGCGGGCGACATGATCTCGATCGTCAGGCCGCTCGTGTCGTGCTCGGGCAGGTACGCCTTGACCTTCTCGATCAGGTTGCGGTCGTGCGCGCGGGTCTCGTCGAGCCAGAAGACGGCCGGCGTCTCCGACGCGCGGGCGCGGGTCACGGCGAGCTTGACCCAGTCGCGGATCGGGACGTCCTTGGTCTGGCAGGCGCGCCAGATGTCGCCCTGCTCGACCTGGTGCTCGATCAGCACGGTGCCGTCGGCGTCGACGACCTGGACCGTACCGGCCGACGCGATCTCGAAGGTCTTGTCGTGGCTGCCGTACTCCTCGGCCGCCTGGGCCATGAGGCCGACGTTGGGGACCGTGCCCATCGTGGTCGGGTCGTACGCGCCGTTGGCGCGGCAGTCGTCGATGACCGTCTGGTAGACGCTCGCGTACGAGCTGTCGGGGATGACCGCGAGCGTGTCGGCCTCGTTGCCCTCGGCGTCCCACATGTGGCCCGACGTGCGGATCATGGCCGGCATCGACGCATCGACGATGACGTCGCTGGGCACGTGCAGGTTCGTGATGCCCTTGTCGGAGTCGACCATCGCCAGGGCCGGGCCGTCGGCCAGTCCCTGCTCGAAGGCGGCCTTGATCGCAGGCCCGTTGGGCAGCTTGTCCAGACCGGCCAGGATGCCGCCCAGGCCGTTGCTGGCGCTGAGGCCGGCGGCCTCCAGGTCGGCGCCGTACTGCTCGAACACGGCCGGGAAGAACGCCTTGACGACGTGACCGAAGATGATCGGGTCGGAGACCTTCATCATCGTGGCCTTCAGGTGCACCGAGAACAGGACACCCTCGTCCTTGGCGCGGGCGACCTGGGCCTTGAGGAACTCGTCGAGCGCCGCGGCGCTCATGACCGTGCCGTCGACGATCTCGCCGGCGAGGACGTCGAACGCCGGCTTCAGCTCGGTCGTCGTGCCGTCGGTGGCGACGTGCTGGATCGAGATCTGCGTGTCGGAGTCGATGACGACCGACTTCTCGTTCGAGCGGAAGTCGTCCTGCCCCATCGTGGCGACGTTGGTCTTGGAGTCGCTGCTCCACGCACCCATCGAGTGCGGGTGCTTGCGCGCGTAGTTCTTGACCGATGCGGGGGCGCGACGATCGGAGTTGCCCTCACGCAGC includes these proteins:
- a CDS encoding NADP-dependent isocitrate dehydrogenase translates to MAKIIYTHTDEAPALATYSFLPVIEAYASTAGVEVETRDISLSGRIIALFGDRLTPEQQVGDALAELGELAKTPEANIIKLPNISASVPQLKAAIAELQSQGYDLPDYPDDPQTDADKEVRARYDKVKGSAVNPVLREGNSDRRAPASVKNYARKHPHSMGAWSSDSKTNVATMGQDDFRSNEKSVVIDSDTQISIQHVATDGTTTELKPAFDVLAGEIVDGTVMSAAALDEFLKAQVARAKDEGVLFSVHLKATMMKVSDPIIFGHVVKAFFPAVFEQYGADLEAAGLSASNGLGGILAGLDKLPNGPAIKAAFEQGLADGPALAMVDSDKGITNLHVPSDVIVDASMPAMIRTSGHMWDAEGNEADTLAVIPDSSYASVYQTVIDDCRANGAYDPTTMGTVPNVGLMAQAAEEYGSHDKTFEIASAGTVQVVDADGTVLIEHQVEQGDIWRACQTKDVPIRDWVKLAVTRARASETPAVFWLDETRAHDRNLIEKVKAYLPEHDTSGLTIEIMSPADATKYSVDRIRKGEDTISVTGNVLRDYNTDLFPILELGTSAKMLSIVPLINGGGLFETGAGGSAPKHVQQLVKENYLRWDSLGEFLALASSFEHMATTTGNARAQILADTLDRATGTFLDENKSPGRKLGTIDNRGSHFYLALYWAQELAKQTQDADLAAAFADVAGDLASNEQKIVDELLAVQGSPADIGGYFHPDSEKVNAVMRPSGTFTAVLKDLSSRLV